In Chryseobacterium gleum, a single genomic region encodes these proteins:
- the pyrF gene encoding orotidine-5'-phosphate decarboxylase: MESKKEFFLECYKLGIIKFGRFTLKSGIESPFYVDLRPLASDPKILKNLANYLLEMLPLDNFDLICGVPYAALPMATAMSLESYIPLIIKRKEAKSYGTKKLIEGIYQKGQNCLLVEDVITSGKSLLETIPEIEQEDLKVSDIVVVLDREQGGKQLLESKGYRVHTLFNISEVCTILQETGELSDEEVKRIQDFLQGNHIQFEEETRSSYEQKLQAAQHSVSKKLLQTALAKKSNLIASADVTTTQELLEFAEKVGPHVIALKTHIDIISDFEYEKTITPLKAIAAKHQFLLMEDRKFADIGNTQELQFTSGVFKITDWADFVTSQVIGGFESLDCFKNVGVVAIIGMSSKGTLTTASYREEALKVALSHPNVIGGVSQNKLPEELLLFTPGINLADSGDGKGQQYNTPEHVFKTLHTDFIIVGRGIYKSDDPEASAITYKTEGWNAYINSLEKKAIQG; the protein is encoded by the coding sequence ATGGAAAGTAAAAAAGAATTCTTCTTAGAGTGCTACAAACTAGGCATCATCAAATTCGGAAGGTTTACCTTAAAAAGTGGTATTGAAAGTCCTTTTTATGTAGACCTGAGACCTTTGGCTTCAGATCCTAAAATTTTAAAAAATCTTGCGAATTATTTATTGGAAATGCTTCCGTTAGATAATTTTGATTTAATCTGTGGAGTTCCTTATGCTGCTCTTCCTATGGCTACTGCAATGTCGCTGGAAAGCTATATTCCATTAATTATTAAAAGAAAAGAGGCTAAAAGCTATGGTACAAAAAAACTGATTGAAGGTATTTATCAGAAAGGGCAAAACTGTCTGCTGGTAGAAGATGTCATCACTTCAGGAAAATCTTTACTGGAAACCATTCCTGAAATAGAACAGGAAGATCTTAAGGTTTCAGATATTGTTGTGGTACTGGACAGAGAGCAGGGAGGAAAACAACTATTGGAAAGCAAAGGATACAGAGTACATACGCTTTTCAATATTTCAGAAGTATGCACTATTCTTCAGGAAACCGGAGAATTGTCGGATGAAGAAGTAAAAAGAATCCAGGACTTCCTTCAGGGTAACCATATCCAGTTCGAAGAAGAAACCAGATCTTCCTATGAGCAGAAACTTCAGGCTGCACAGCATTCAGTTTCAAAAAAATTACTGCAAACAGCTTTGGCGAAAAAATCAAATCTTATTGCTTCTGCTGACGTTACTACAACCCAGGAGCTATTGGAGTTTGCTGAAAAAGTAGGCCCGCATGTTATTGCTTTAAAAACACATATCGATATTATTTCTGATTTCGAATATGAAAAAACAATTACTCCTTTGAAAGCAATTGCTGCCAAGCACCAGTTTTTACTGATGGAAGACAGAAAATTTGCTGATATCGGAAATACACAGGAGCTTCAGTTTACAAGCGGAGTTTTTAAAATAACAGATTGGGCAGATTTTGTCACATCTCAGGTTATCGGAGGTTTTGAATCTTTAGACTGTTTCAAAAATGTGGGAGTGGTAGCTATTATTGGAATGTCTTCCAAAGGAACATTAACAACAGCAAGCTATCGTGAAGAGGCTTTAAAAGTAGCTTTATCTCATCCTAATGTAATTGGCGGCGTATCTCAGAATAAACTTCCTGAAGAACTTTTATTATTCACTCCAGGTATAAATCTTGCAGATTCCGGAGATGGAAAGGGACAGCAGTATAACACTCCTGAACATGTTTTCAAAACACTTCATACTGATTTTATTATCGTAGGAAGAGGAATTTACAAATCTGATGATCCTGAAGCCTCTGCGATCACCTATAAGACAGAGGGATGGAACGCATATATTAATTCTTTGGAAAAAAAAGCAATTCAGGGTTAA
- a CDS encoding T9SS type A sorting domain-containing protein, whose translation MKKIFTLFGLTLLTSFSNAQIVINEIYGGNASSGAVLKNNYIVLKNIGNTLVSLTGASIQYAPAIGPFSEYHTLPDLTLGPDETYLIQESAIDGGVENLPTPDFIATTITNFDGTPNKSSGLRISSVSGKIALAGNIVQVTGPSASNVLDFVGYGANADQFKGDGPAPSPTATTAIKRSLLGNDDNMADFSLEGSVKSGFVQNPFIKDSKVVFGTEVKDVKVYDTFRRVVKKSPTKLASSLDIAELPKGTYIVTGTINDIPISQKIIKD comes from the coding sequence ATGAAAAAAATCTTTACTCTGTTTGGACTTACATTATTGACTTCTTTTTCAAATGCCCAGATTGTGATCAACGAGATCTATGGTGGGAATGCAAGCTCTGGTGCTGTATTGAAAAATAATTATATTGTCCTTAAAAATATCGGAAATACACTGGTTTCTCTTACGGGTGCCAGTATTCAATACGCACCGGCGATAGGTCCTTTTTCCGAATATCATACTTTGCCGGACCTTACGCTGGGACCTGATGAAACTTATTTGATTCAGGAGTCCGCGATTGATGGAGGAGTGGAGAATCTTCCGACACCTGATTTTATTGCAACCACAATTACAAATTTTGACGGAACTCCCAATAAATCTTCCGGGCTGAGAATTTCCAGTGTATCAGGGAAAATTGCTTTGGCCGGAAATATAGTACAGGTAACAGGGCCTTCTGCATCCAATGTACTGGATTTTGTGGGATATGGAGCAAATGCAGATCAGTTTAAAGGAGATGGGCCGGCTCCTTCCCCTACTGCTACCACTGCTATTAAAAGAAGCCTGTTAGGAAATGATGATAATATGGCAGACTTTTCCCTTGAAGGAAGCGTAAAATCGGGATTTGTACAGAATCCTTTTATCAAAGACAGTAAAGTAGTGTTCGGAACTGAGGTAAAAGACGTAAAAGTATATGATACATTCAGGCGGGTCGTAAAAAAGTCACCGACGAAGCTGGCTTCATCACTTGATATTGCAGAGCTTCCAAAAGGAACTTACATCGTCACAGGAACCATTAACGATATTCCGATTTCACAGAAAATTATAAAAGATTAG
- a CDS encoding T9SS type A sorting domain-containing protein, whose product MKKLYSLFATVMLASGIFAQTVFSATFDDVTGTGGNDGAWSGGIASSGFADGSSSYTTGGNWTFTKIYKGNGCLKAGTSSLKGSITTPTFNLTGSATLTFRAGAWDGASEKTTLNISATGATLDQASVTIVKGAFSNYTVNITGATGAVTLTFEGSAAANNRFFIDDIIVSTGTLAVLDTKNVKSANFVKNSFVKNNEIVFGSDVKDVKVFNMFGQLVKEASVKQNEAVSVAELAKGNYIITGTVNNQPVSQKVLKD is encoded by the coding sequence ATGAAAAAACTTTATTCGTTATTTGCTACAGTAATGTTAGCAAGTGGAATTTTTGCGCAAACAGTCTTCAGTGCTACATTTGATGATGTAACAGGAACAGGAGGAAATGATGGTGCTTGGAGTGGAGGTATTGCATCAAGCGGATTTGCTGATGGATCCAGCTCTTATACAACTGGCGGAAACTGGACTTTTACTAAAATTTATAAAGGAAACGGATGTCTTAAGGCAGGTACAAGTAGTCTAAAAGGGTCAATTACTACTCCAACTTTTAACTTAACAGGATCAGCTACCCTAACATTCAGAGCAGGTGCATGGGATGGAGCTAGTGAAAAAACTACTTTAAATATATCTGCAACAGGTGCTACTCTAGATCAGGCAAGCGTAACTATTGTAAAAGGAGCTTTTTCTAACTATACCGTAAATATTACAGGCGCTACCGGAGCTGTAACTCTTACATTTGAAGGATCTGCAGCTGCCAATAACAGATTCTTTATTGATGATATTATTGTAAGCACAGGAACCCTTGCTGTTCTTGATACTAAAAACGTAAAATCAGCCAACTTTGTAAAAAACTCTTTCGTTAAAAACAACGAAATTGTTTTCGGATCTGATGTAAAAGACGTAAAAGTGTTCAATATGTTCGGACAGCTTGTAAAAGAAGCTTCTGTAAAACAGAACGAAGCGGTAAGCGTTGCTGAATTGGCAAAAGGAAACTATATCATAACAGGTACAGTAAACAACCAGCCGGTTTCTCAGAAAGTTCTTAAAGACTAA
- a CDS encoding T9SS type A sorting domain-containing protein has protein sequence MRKILFCLMAILVSSTFYSQVNISATAGTATGTYTTLKGAFDAINAGTHQGAITISITANTTETATASLNASGGAVNYTSVAIKPATGVTATISGDIANGPLVRIQGSNITLDGSNTASGTTRDLTLTNTSVTAPQVLTFIAASAAAANTNITVKNLNIVNGINTSSAFIMYDGAATPTGGFFNNVTIQNNSVKKAYIGMYLFAAAAAGNGGNTLVTGNDVSATGADAVRLCGIYVQGADGVTVSNNTIGNFETTNAEIKRGVWFATATVNSSITSNTITNLGYSGTGAGGASGITITSGNTGASAVANINVSGNTISNFTSSGTGSLFAGIYAGGTLTSGMTISNNKINGIKNTNVSGYGAQGIYLATTSLASNTLVANNVVSGVAGYGYATTGGVNDNGNGIVIASGGGYKLYYNTVVMNVSQTVAGRPSALNITSGVTGAGGIDVRNNIFVNTQTQAGDRYAIYAGAASSVFSTINYNNFYSTGTNLGYIGGAAKATLADIQAGFGGNINSLNILPVFVSATDFHLSATGNAALDNKGTPVAEVTLDADGNTRNAVTPDLGSFEFTATVLAVNEAAKKNTVNVYPNPVTDYLYINNDSRIKDVEVYNVSGQRILSETINAEKGTVDMRRSPAGIYILKVNGEKGSQSLKIIKK, from the coding sequence ATGAGAAAAATTCTATTTTGTTTGATGGCAATTTTGGTTTCATCAACTTTTTATTCACAAGTCAATATTTCTGCTACGGCGGGAACAGCCACAGGAACTTATACTACGTTAAAGGGAGCATTTGATGCTATTAACGCAGGAACACACCAGGGTGCCATTACAATCAGTATTACAGCAAATACAACCGAAACAGCAACCGCCAGTCTGAATGCCAGCGGAGGAGCAGTAAATTATACGTCAGTTGCTATAAAGCCTGCGACGGGAGTTACGGCCACAATTTCAGGTGATATTGCCAATGGACCTTTAGTGAGAATTCAGGGAAGTAATATCACCTTAGATGGAAGCAACACAGCTTCAGGAACCACAAGAGACCTTACCCTTACCAATACTTCTGTTACAGCACCACAGGTATTAACTTTTATAGCAGCTTCAGCTGCTGCCGCCAATACAAATATCACGGTTAAAAACCTGAATATCGTAAACGGTATCAATACCTCTTCCGCATTTATTATGTATGATGGAGCTGCAACTCCTACAGGGGGCTTCTTTAATAATGTGACCATCCAGAATAATTCTGTGAAGAAAGCCTATATAGGAATGTATTTATTTGCAGCTGCAGCTGCAGGTAACGGCGGTAACACTCTGGTGACAGGAAATGATGTGAGTGCTACCGGAGCAGATGCCGTTCGTCTTTGTGGAATTTATGTGCAGGGAGCAGACGGAGTAACTGTAAGTAATAACACAATTGGCAATTTTGAAACTACAAATGCTGAGATTAAGAGGGGAGTCTGGTTTGCAACTGCAACCGTAAATTCTTCCATTACTTCCAATACCATTACTAATCTAGGTTATTCGGGAACTGGTGCCGGCGGAGCTTCAGGGATAACGATAACCTCCGGTAATACAGGAGCTTCTGCAGTGGCTAATATTAATGTAAGCGGAAATACGATTTCCAATTTTACTTCCAGTGGAACGGGAAGTCTTTTTGCCGGAATTTATGCAGGAGGTACCTTGACGTCAGGTATGACCATCAGTAACAATAAGATAAACGGGATTAAAAATACCAACGTATCAGGATATGGCGCCCAGGGTATTTATCTTGCAACAACAAGTCTTGCTTCCAATACATTAGTTGCCAATAATGTTGTGAGTGGTGTAGCAGGTTATGGATATGCAACAACCGGAGGAGTGAATGATAACGGAAACGGAATTGTTATTGCTTCAGGAGGCGGATACAAGCTTTATTATAATACTGTTGTAATGAATGTCAGCCAGACTGTAGCAGGAAGACCATCTGCTTTAAATATTACAAGCGGAGTAACCGGTGCCGGAGGTATTGATGTGAGAAATAATATTTTTGTCAATACTCAAACTCAGGCGGGAGACAGATATGCTATTTACGCAGGAGCCGCCAGCAGTGTTTTCTCTACCATTAACTATAACAATTTCTATTCTACCGGTACAAATCTTGGCTATATAGGAGGAGCAGCAAAAGCTACCCTTGCAGATATCCAGGCAGGATTCGGAGGAAATATAAACTCACTGAATATACTACCTGTATTTGTATCAGCCACTGATTTCCATTTGTCCGCTACAGGAAATGCCGCTCTTGACAATAAGGGAACTCCGGTAGCAGAAGTAACATTGGATGCTGATGGCAATACAAGGAATGCGGTAACACCTGATCTTGGAAGCTTTGAATTTACAGCAACTGTATTGGCAGTGAATGAAGCTGCGAAAAAGAATACGGTTAATGTGTATCCAAACCCTGTTACAGATTACCTTTATATCAATAATGACAGCAGAATCAAAGATGTTGAAGTATATAATGTTTCAGGACAAAGAATTCTTAGTGAAACAATTAATGCTGAAAAAGGCACTGTCGACATGAGACGGTCTCCTGCAGGTATTTACATTCTAAAAGTGAATGGAGAAAAAGGATCACAGTCCCTGAAAATTATTAAAAAATAA
- the dusB gene encoding tRNA dihydrouridine synthase DusB, whose protein sequence is MIKIGNIELPEFPLLLAPMEDVSDPPFRRLCKMHGADLMYSEFISSEGLIRDAIKSRKKLDIFDYERPVGIQIFGGDEEAMAMSARIVETVNPDLVDINFGCPVKKVVCKGAGAGVLKDIDLMVRLTKAVVSSTHLSVTVKTRLGWDSTSINIDEVAERLQETGIKALTIHARTRAQMYKGEADWEHISRIKQNPNIEIPIFGNGDIDSAEKALEYKQKYACDGIMIGRAAIGYPWIFNEIKHFFKTGEHLPEPTISDRLLAVRQHAEWSAEWKGERLGLVEMRQHYSNYFRGIPHFKEFRKKFLEVFTMEGMDSLIKETQQFYEEYQAQL, encoded by the coding sequence ATGATAAAAATAGGCAACATAGAACTGCCGGAATTTCCACTTTTGCTGGCTCCGATGGAAGACGTAAGTGATCCTCCGTTCAGACGTTTGTGTAAGATGCATGGCGCAGATTTAATGTATTCGGAATTTATTTCTTCTGAAGGCTTAATTCGTGATGCTATCAAGAGCCGTAAAAAGCTTGATATTTTCGATTATGAAAGACCGGTCGGAATACAGATTTTCGGTGGAGATGAAGAAGCTATGGCCATGTCTGCAAGAATTGTTGAAACGGTAAATCCGGATCTTGTAGATATTAATTTCGGATGCCCTGTAAAAAAAGTAGTGTGCAAAGGTGCAGGAGCTGGTGTTTTGAAAGATATCGACCTGATGGTCCGTCTTACAAAAGCCGTGGTAAGCTCTACTCACCTTTCGGTAACGGTAAAGACCCGTTTAGGATGGGACAGCACCAGCATTAATATTGATGAAGTGGCAGAACGTCTGCAGGAAACAGGAATCAAAGCTCTTACGATACATGCCAGAACACGTGCCCAGATGTATAAGGGTGAAGCTGACTGGGAGCATATTTCAAGAATCAAGCAAAATCCGAATATTGAGATTCCGATCTTCGGAAATGGTGATATAGACTCTGCTGAAAAAGCATTAGAATATAAACAAAAGTATGCATGCGACGGTATCATGATCGGGCGTGCAGCTATCGGATATCCATGGATATTTAACGAAATCAAGCATTTCTTTAAAACCGGGGAACACTTACCTGAACCGACAATTTCAGACAGATTATTAGCGGTTCGTCAACACGCAGAATGGAGTGCTGAATGGAAGGGAGAAAGATTAGGCTTGGTAGAAATGAGACAACATTACAGCAACTATTTCAGAGGTATTCCTCATTTTAAGGAGTTCAGAAAAAAATTCCTTGAAGTTTTCACCATGGAAGGAATGGACAGCCTGATCAAAGAAACCCAACAATTCTACGAAGAATATCAGGCACAGCTATAA
- the deoC gene encoding deoxyribose-phosphate aldolase — protein MNIAQYLDSTYLKTPEQSGISHEETLQKDKQLAQEAIDNGIFAVMIRPDYVSEIKKYIQERNSNVAVGTVIGFHEGTYSIEEKLAEASKAIEDGADELDFVINYTAYLQGNITLVKEEFVQCTKLCLEHHKIAKWIIEIAALTDAQIADLTKNISTWAEENFSENELSKIFVKSSTGFYKTAEGKPNGATFEGIAIMLNNAGKLPVKAAGGVRTPEDAEKMINMGVKRIGTSSALALIKNETSSEGY, from the coding sequence ATGAACATAGCCCAATATTTGGATTCTACTTACCTGAAAACACCAGAGCAATCAGGTATATCCCACGAGGAAACACTTCAAAAAGATAAACAACTTGCGCAGGAAGCCATAGATAATGGAATCTTTGCCGTGATGATTCGTCCGGATTATGTATCTGAGATCAAGAAATATATTCAGGAAAGAAATTCAAATGTTGCAGTAGGAACTGTAATAGGCTTTCATGAAGGTACTTATTCTATTGAAGAGAAGCTTGCAGAAGCTTCAAAAGCAATAGAGGATGGAGCCGATGAACTGGATTTTGTGATTAACTACACTGCATACCTGCAGGGAAATATAACACTGGTAAAAGAGGAATTTGTACAATGTACTAAACTATGTCTAGAGCATCATAAAATTGCAAAATGGATTATAGAAATCGCAGCTTTGACTGATGCACAAATTGCAGATCTTACTAAAAATATTTCTACCTGGGCAGAAGAGAATTTCTCTGAAAACGAACTGTCGAAAATTTTTGTAAAGTCATCAACAGGATTCTACAAGACTGCTGAAGGAAAACCTAACGGAGCGACCTTTGAAGGAATAGCAATTATGCTCAATAACGCCGGTAAGCTTCCTGTAAAAGCAGCTGGAGGAGTAAGAACTCCTGAAGATGCTGAGAAAATGATCAATATGGGAGTAAAGAGAATCGGAACCTCTTCAGCATTGGCACTAATTAAAAATGAAACTTCATCAGAAGGATATTAA
- a CDS encoding Lrp/AsnC ligand binding domain-containing protein gives MKNSSNTSYHLDSIDKEIIYMLMDNAKTSLAHISKNVGISTTAVHQRIKKLEHAGVIENSISFLNPKKIGYKVISYIGVFLDQPSHYPEVVKSLHDINEVVEAHYTTGNYTIFLKVLCKDNDHLMQILSKLQKLKGVTRTETFISLEQGIYRQLKV, from the coding sequence ATGAAAAATTCGAGCAACACAAGCTATCATTTGGATTCTATTGACAAGGAAATTATCTACATGCTGATGGATAATGCTAAAACTTCTTTAGCCCACATTTCAAAAAATGTCGGAATTTCCACCACTGCAGTGCATCAAAGAATCAAAAAACTCGAACATGCAGGAGTTATTGAAAATTCAATTTCGTTCCTTAATCCTAAGAAAATTGGATATAAGGTGATTTCCTACATTGGTGTATTTTTGGATCAGCCAAGCCACTATCCGGAAGTGGTAAAGTCTTTGCATGATATCAACGAAGTAGTGGAGGCCCACTATACTACAGGGAACTATACCATATTCCTGAAAGTTCTTTGTAAAGATAATGATCATCTAATGCAGATCCTTAGCAAACTTCAAAAGCTGAAGGGAGTAACAAGAACAGAAACTTTTATATCTTTGGAACAAGGTATTTACAGACAATTGAAAGTATAA
- a CDS encoding endonuclease/exonuclease/phosphatase family protein produces the protein MELFSFYNVENLFLPDPKPVHKLDPTRSGLRNWDEKRYRNKLFKISHVFQLMKEDNGVLPFMIGLSEVSGRKVLEDLVEMEPFNSEYGIVHYNSMDERKVDVAMLYDKNKVEVIDSETITFFFEIVNKNTENYDTTRDVLFSKIKYKGEIINVFIAHLPSKREKDINKPKRAFILNEIRQRIMKIVDADKEHVILCGDFNENPDDENLVQILYDNEHEKVLVNPFQQLFSTRNYSTFHYKSGLLYDQIIMSRSLLDNKTLAFQDAHIFNSEKIRSRTRNFEGRPFRTYAGTRYLGGYSDHFPVFVKFKNLQ, from the coding sequence ATGGAGCTGTTCTCTTTTTATAATGTTGAAAATTTATTTTTACCCGATCCGAAACCTGTCCATAAATTAGATCCTACCCGGTCAGGATTAAGGAATTGGGATGAAAAGAGATATAGAAATAAGCTTTTCAAAATCTCCCACGTATTTCAGCTGATGAAGGAGGATAATGGTGTTCTGCCATTTATGATAGGATTGTCTGAAGTTTCCGGAAGGAAAGTTTTGGAAGATCTTGTGGAGATGGAGCCCTTTAATTCGGAATATGGAATTGTACATTATAATTCCATGGACGAAAGAAAAGTGGATGTAGCCATGTTATATGATAAAAATAAAGTAGAGGTAATAGATTCAGAAACCATTACTTTCTTTTTTGAAATAGTAAATAAAAACACAGAAAATTACGACACGACAAGAGACGTACTTTTTTCAAAAATTAAATATAAAGGGGAAATTATTAATGTATTTATCGCGCATCTTCCCTCTAAACGCGAAAAAGATATTAATAAGCCTAAAAGAGCCTTTATATTAAATGAAATCCGGCAACGGATTATGAAAATAGTGGATGCTGATAAAGAGCATGTCATATTGTGTGGTGATTTTAACGAAAACCCGGATGATGAAAATTTAGTACAGATTCTCTATGACAATGAGCATGAGAAGGTTTTAGTGAACCCTTTTCAACAATTGTTTTCTACAAGAAATTATTCTACTTTTCATTATAAATCTGGATTGCTGTATGATCAGATCATTATGTCAAGATCTCTTCTTGATAATAAGACGCTGGCTTTTCAGGATGCTCATATATTTAATTCTGAAAAAATCCGCAGCCGGACCAGGAATTTTGAAGGACGGCCTTTCCGTACTTATGCCGGTACACGGTATTTGGGCGGATACAGTGATCACTTTCCGGTTTTTGTAAAATTTAAAAATTTACAGTAA
- the trmD gene encoding tRNA (guanosine(37)-N1)-methyltransferase TrmD, producing MRIDIISVLPELMESPFKTSILKRAMDKGLVEVHFHHLRDWATNKHRQIDDEPYGGGAGMVMMVEPLDKCISELKSQRSYDEVIYLTPDGVTLNQKIANTLSIKENLIFLCGHYKGIDQRVRDLHITKEISIGDYVLTGGELAACVLADSVIRLLPGVLNDEQSALTDSFQDDLLSPPIYTRPESYKGLDVPKILLSGNFGKIEEWRHDEAVRITREKRPDLL from the coding sequence ATGAGAATTGACATAATAAGCGTACTTCCGGAATTGATGGAAAGTCCTTTCAAAACTTCTATTTTGAAAAGAGCTATGGATAAGGGACTGGTGGAAGTACATTTTCATCATTTGAGAGACTGGGCTACCAATAAACACAGACAGATTGATGATGAGCCTTACGGAGGCGGAGCGGGAATGGTCATGATGGTTGAGCCATTGGATAAATGTATTTCTGAGCTTAAATCTCAAAGAAGTTATGACGAAGTAATTTATCTGACACCGGATGGCGTTACTTTAAACCAAAAAATTGCCAATACGCTTTCCATTAAGGAGAATCTGATCTTTCTCTGCGGACATTATAAAGGAATAGATCAGAGAGTGCGGGATCTCCATATCACTAAAGAGATTTCCATTGGAGACTATGTGCTTACCGGAGGAGAACTTGCTGCCTGTGTGCTTGCAGATTCGGTGATCAGATTGCTTCCCGGAGTTTTAAATGATGAACAAAGTGCTTTAACAGACAGTTTTCAGGATGACCTTCTTTCACCGCCAATTTATACCCGGCCTGAGAGCTATAAAGGTCTGGACGTTCCTAAAATCCTCTTAAGCGGAAATTTCGGGAAGATTGAAGAATGGCGTCATGATGAGGCTGTAAGAATTACCAGAGAAAAACGTCCTGATTTACTGTAA
- a CDS encoding NAD(P)/FAD-dependent oxidoreductase, which translates to METREKIIIIGGGFAGLQLAKTLNNKNKKVIVLDRMNHHMFQPLFYQVASGRIEPSNISFPFRKIFQQSRNTQFRMTEVKEIDPANHKVITDEAEFTYDKLIIATGCKTNFFGNKELEGKAFGMKNTQEAISIRNHVLMTFEKLIIEKSRSDDGNWNIVIVGSGPTGVELAGAFAEMKKDILPRDYPYMNFDHLKIILVSSTEKPLAVMSSEAQEKSEKYLKDLGVTFLSGEVVTDYDGDKVHLRSGKEIPSNNVIWAAGVTGNVVGGFPEEKLIRNRYIVDRYNKIKGYDNIYAIGDIAYMETPKYPQGHPQVANVAINQAKNLGKNLLKKNQQEWKEYEYDDKGSLATIGKHRAVVDLPFIKFQGFLAWYFWMFLHLMLILSVRNKLAIFFNWMWSYINKDSSLRLIIIPTKKNGTLQ; encoded by the coding sequence ATGGAAACACGCGAAAAAATCATCATTATAGGAGGAGGATTTGCGGGGCTGCAGCTTGCAAAAACATTGAATAACAAGAATAAAAAGGTCATTGTTCTTGACCGGATGAACCACCATATGTTTCAGCCGCTTTTTTATCAGGTAGCCTCAGGAAGGATAGAACCTTCCAACATTTCTTTTCCCTTCAGAAAGATTTTTCAGCAGTCCAGAAACACACAGTTCCGTATGACAGAGGTGAAAGAAATTGATCCTGCTAACCATAAGGTGATTACCGACGAAGCAGAATTTACTTACGATAAACTCATCATTGCAACGGGCTGTAAAACTAATTTTTTCGGTAACAAAGAACTGGAAGGAAAAGCTTTCGGAATGAAAAATACCCAGGAAGCCATCAGCATCAGAAACCATGTTCTGATGACCTTTGAAAAACTGATTATTGAAAAAAGCCGAAGCGACGATGGTAACTGGAATATCGTTATTGTGGGAAGCGGGCCGACGGGGGTAGAATTGGCAGGTGCTTTTGCTGAAATGAAAAAAGATATCCTTCCAAGAGATTATCCTTATATGAATTTTGATCATCTGAAGATTATTCTGGTAAGCTCTACAGAAAAGCCGCTTGCAGTAATGAGCAGCGAGGCGCAGGAAAAATCTGAAAAATACCTTAAAGACCTTGGTGTAACTTTTTTGAGTGGGGAAGTGGTAACAGATTATGACGGTGATAAAGTACATCTCAGAAGTGGTAAGGAAATTCCATCCAATAATGTGATCTGGGCAGCAGGAGTTACAGGAAATGTTGTAGGAGGTTTTCCGGAGGAAAAATTAATAAGGAACAGATATATTGTAGACCGATATAACAAAATAAAAGGTTACGATAACATTTACGCTATCGGGGACATTGCCTATATGGAAACCCCAAAATATCCCCAAGGGCATCCTCAGGTAGCGAATGTAGCCATTAATCAGGCAAAAAATTTAGGTAAAAATTTATTAAAGAAGAATCAGCAGGAATGGAAAGAATATGAGTATGATGATAAAGGCTCTCTGGCGACTATTGGAAAGCACAGAGCCGTTGTCGATCTGCCGTTTATAAAATTTCAGGGATTTCTGGCGTGGTATTTCTGGATGTTTCTCCATTTAATGCTAATTTTGAGCGTTCGAAATAAGCTGGCCATATTCTTTAACTGGATGTGGAGCTATATCAACAAAGATTCTTCTTTAAGATTAATTATTATACCGACTAAGAAAAACGGAACATTACAATGA